One Sphingobacteriales bacterium genomic window, GTAAAACCCACCGCCTCACTATTGAATATTTATTGCTCTGTTTTCAGAATCCTGAAAATTTCAGGCATATATTGGCTGTTACCTTTACCAACAAAGCCACTGCTGAAATGAAAAGCAGGATTGTTAATGAATTATTCAAAATAGCATCAGGGGAAGAATCGGCTGTTTTTGCTGATATCAAAGAAAACATGCCCGGAAAGTCGGAGCTGTTTCTCAGGCTGAGGGCACAGGATATATTAAGGCATATCCTTTATAGTTACCATCATTTTAATGTATCCACCATCGACAGTTTTTTTCAGGTGGTCATGAGGGCTTTTACCAGAGAACTGGGCATTCATAGCGGCTATAACCTGGAACTCGACACAGAAATGGTTCTTGAAGAAGCCTCCGATCGGCTTATCAGCCAGGCAGGGAAAGATGAATACCTGATCGACTGGTTGATTTCTTTTGCAACCGAAAAATTCAATGAAGAACAAAAATGGAATTACAAAAAAGATATCCAGACACTTGCCCCTGAAAGCCTGAAAGAAAAATTTGCTTTGTTTTCTTCCCGTATTTTGACTATACTTGAAGATAAGGATAAACTGAACCAGTATCTGGATGAACTTAAGAAAATCATTAACGACTTTGAGTATCATCAGAAAAGCAATGCCGTTACAGCCACGCGGATGATAACATCAGCCGGTATGGAAGTTAATGATTTCAGCTACAAGAACAATGGGGTAGCCGGATGGCTGTTTAAACTTCTTTCCGAACCTGATAAAGAGCCGGGGAAAAGGGTATCTGAAGCGATTGACGACCTTTCAAAATGGTTTTCTTCATCTTCCGGCAAAGACATTAAAAACCGGATTGAAACACTCCTGAATAATGGACTTCTGTCGCTTACAACCAGTCTTTATGATTATCACAGGCAGCATATCATGACCTACCAGACAGCCAGACTGATCAAACAAAATATTTATGTGCTGGGGATCATTGGCTACCTGAACAGGGAAATCATCCGTTACCGGACAGAAAACAACGTACTGATGCTCAGCGATGTCAACCAGTTGCTTTATCAGATGACAGAAAGCGAGGAAGCCCCTTTCATTTATGAAAAAACAGGCTATTGGCTCAATCACCTCTTCATTGATGAGTTTCAGGATACTTCAGCTTTTCAATGGCACAACCTGCTCGTCCTGCTGAAAAACAACCTTGCTTCGGGCTATAACAATCTGGTGGTTGGCGATGTCAAGCAATCCATCTACCGCTGGCGAGGTGGCGATTGGTCTCTCTTGCTCCATAAAATCTATAATGACATTGATCATCAATTGGTTAAAAATTTTAATCTGGATGTTAATTACAGAAGCTGCCCCGAAATCATAGCCTTCAATAATCAACTGTTTTGGCTATTGTCTGATTTCCTGCCTGAAAAGTTTCTTAACCTGAAAGAAGTGGAAAAAACATCGGAAGAAGACCGGAATCTGGCAGATATTATCAGACAGGCCTACAGGGATGTGGTGCAGAATATACCTGAAAACAAAGAAAATGAAAAGGGTTTTGTACAGATTTCATTTATAAAGTCTGATGAAAATGCCAACTGGAAGGCAAAAGTGAGGGAAAAGCTGCCTGATTTGCTTTATTCGCTTCTTCAGGACGGTTATGAAGCTGACGACATGGCTATTCTGACCCGTACCAATTCGGAAGGACAGGAAATTACTTCTTTTCTGCTCGAAAATACTGATTTTACCATCGTTTCTCAGGAAACTCTCGCAATTGGTTCTTCGGTGGCAATCAGGTTTGTTGTCTGTTGCCTGAAATATTATCTCGATGCTGAAGATAAACTCAATCTCGCTGATTTACTGTTCAGCCATAATCTTCTTTTCAATGAATCTTCCCAAAAT contains:
- a CDS encoding UvrD-helicase domain-containing protein, with product MALKIFSASAGSGKTHRLTIEYLLLCFQNPENFRHILAVTFTNKATAEMKSRIVNELFKIASGEESAVFADIKENMPGKSELFLRLRAQDILRHILYSYHHFNVSTIDSFFQVVMRAFTRELGIHSGYNLELDTEMVLEEASDRLISQAGKDEYLIDWLISFATEKFNEEQKWNYKKDIQTLAPESLKEKFALFSSRILTILEDKDKLNQYLDELKKIINDFEYHQKSNAVTATRMITSAGMEVNDFSYKNNGVAGWLFKLLSEPDKEPGKRVSEAIDDLSKWFSSSSGKDIKNRIETLLNNGLLSLTTSLYDYHRQHIMTYQTARLIKQNIYVLGIIGYLNREIIRYRTENNVLMLSDVNQLLYQMTESEEAPFIYEKTGYWLNHLFIDEFQDTSAFQWHNLLVLLKNNLASGYNNLVVGDVKQSIYRWRGGDWSLLLHKIYNDIDHQLVKNFNLDVNYRSCPEIIAFNNQLFWLLSDFLPEKFLNLKEVEKTSEEDRNLADIIRQAYRDVVQNIPENKENEKGFVQISFIKSDENANWKAKVREKLPDLLYSLLQDGYEADDMAILTRTNSEGQEITSFLLENTDFTIVSQETLAIGSSVAIRFVVCCLKYYLDAEDKLNLADLLFSHNLLFNESSQNPDIDHLLNYIHGKEENEILSKLREVFSRHAALSLYALTELIISSFNLYQFEREQAYLSAFLNLILDFSAKFKQSVTEFIEYWEEKAHSLPIRISDETKGLKVMTIHKSKGLQFKIVIIPYCNWSIDHLSGKTQIVWCRPEEKPFDMFPVVPVRYGQRMKDSIFHKEYYEEKLYAWMDNLNAM